One region of Candidatus Methylomirabilota bacterium genomic DNA includes:
- a CDS encoding ABC transporter substrate-binding protein, producing MVGCRISRAGGWLTRLIALGLAASLLALPAGAQVARLRVGWCARTVTAAATPFAIATKLGWFKQEGIEVELIPLPGSTDCVKNVATKEVDFALPSVEPLAIGRPQGIKAKIFYTAYQGNIYGIAVPADSPIQKLADLKGKNVGVISMSSGGVIVARALAATAGLDPDKDITIVVAGEGAQTAALVRNKQVDALSQFDTQYAIVENAGVKLRLLDTREIDRYPSNGFLATEETLKSRHREAVGLARGYAKGTVFAITNPEAAVRILYEVFPATKPTGKDEATAIRDDTRVLQARAQNWKLEKAGARKWGENSERNYAAYVDFMTKWGIIKQPVDAKDLVTNELIDEINRFDAEKVAAEARAYKPAR from the coding sequence ATGGTAGGGTGCCGGATATCCCGGGCCGGCGGATGGCTCACCCGGCTGATCGCACTCGGGCTGGCCGCGAGCCTGCTGGCGCTGCCGGCCGGCGCGCAGGTCGCCCGCCTCCGCGTGGGCTGGTGCGCCCGGACCGTCACGGCGGCCGCGACGCCGTTCGCCATCGCGACCAAGCTGGGCTGGTTCAAGCAGGAGGGGATCGAGGTCGAGCTGATCCCGCTCCCCGGCTCCACCGACTGTGTCAAGAACGTGGCCACCAAGGAAGTCGACTTCGCGCTGCCGAGCGTGGAGCCCCTGGCCATCGGCCGCCCCCAGGGGATCAAGGCCAAGATCTTCTACACCGCGTACCAGGGCAACATCTACGGCATCGCCGTGCCCGCCGACAGCCCCATCCAGAAGCTCGCCGACCTCAAGGGGAAGAACGTCGGCGTCATCTCCATGTCTTCCGGCGGCGTCATCGTGGCCCGGGCGCTGGCGGCGACGGCCGGCCTCGACCCCGACAAGGACATCACCATCGTGGTGGCCGGGGAAGGCGCGCAGACGGCGGCCCTCGTGCGGAACAAGCAGGTGGACGCGCTGAGCCAGTTCGACACTCAGTACGCCATCGTCGAGAACGCCGGGGTCAAGCTCCGCTTGCTGGACACCCGCGAGATCGACCGCTACCCCTCGAATGGCTTCCTGGCCACCGAGGAGACGCTCAAGAGCCGGCACCGGGAGGCGGTCGGGCTGGCCCGAGGCTATGCCAAGGGCACCGTCTTCGCCATCACCAATCCGGAGGCGGCCGTCCGCATCCTGTACGAGGTCTTCCCGGCGACGAAGCCGACCGGCAAGGATGAGGCGACGGCGATCCGGGACGACACCAGGGTCCTGCAGGCGCGGGCGCAGAACTGGAAGCTCGAGAAGGCGGGCGCGCGGAAATGGGGCGAGAACTCCGAGCGGAATTACGCGGCCTACGTCGACTTCATGACGAAATGGGGCATCATCAAGCAGCCCGTCGACGCGAAGGACCTGGTGACCAACGAGCTGATCGACGAGATCAACCGCTTCGACGCCGAGAAGGTCGCCGCGGAGGCGCGCGCCTACAAGCCGGCCCGCTGA